CGTCGTCGAAGTCGGCCGTCATGTCTCTACCGTCAAGGAAGGAGACCGAGTTGTGTTGGAAAGCGGCTCTTTTTGCGGCCATTGTGATTATTGCCGCAACGGGCGTGTAGACCTATGCAACAAAGCACCCAACTATTGGGCCAACGAAAGTATGGGCTTCGCCGAGTATATCCTAGCGCCCAAGGAATGTCTGGTCCCCTTTGAGGGATTGGATTTCGAGACGGCCAGTTTGGTCGAGCCGCTCGGGGTATCTCTCGATATGACCCAAACCGCTGATGTTCAACTGGGTGATGAGGTGTTAGTACTGGGCCTGGGACCTATTGGGTTAATGTCCATCCCGCTAGCCCGGCGGCGGGGAGCAGCCCGTATCTACGCCGCCGATATATTAGGCGGCAAACGGGCCGAAACCGCTCGGCTACTCGGCGCAGATGAAGTGTACACGATTGCGGAGAAGTCGCTAACGGATATACCATTTCGCAAAGGAGGAGTAGACCGCGCCCTGGTTTCTGCGCCCCCGCGTGCGTTGCCAAAGGTGATGCAGGTGATGCGCTATGGTGGCGTCATCTCGTATATCGGCATCGAATATGGCCCAGGTGGCGTGATCAGTTTCGACGCCAATGATTTTCACTTTCGTAAATTACAACTGCGGGCATCTTTTGCTTCACCTGCCCTCTACTTCCCTCATTGTTTGCAGATGCTGAAGGATGGACAGGTGGATGGCAGAGCGTTGATTTCCCATGTATTCCCCTTAGAGCGTATTGCGGAGGCCATGATGCTGCTCAGAGATATGCCGGATCAAGCATTGAAAGTCATCATCACAAACTAAAAACCGGAGGCGATGATGGTACCACAAGTCAAGACAGAAGTACCTGGTCCGCGCTCGCGCGAAATTTGGGCGCGTGAGCAACGGCATATGACCAGCGGCCTGGACAGTTGCACCCTTCTGGCGCCGATCGCCTTTGAGCGGGGTGAAGGATCCATTGTTTGGGATGTGGATGGCAACAGCTACATTGATTGCGCAGCAGGAGTGCTGACCAACGCGACCGGCCATTGCCATCCGAAGGTGGTAGCCGCCTTGCAGGAGCAGGCCGGCAGGTTGTGGCATGTGCACAATTTCCCCACTCCACAGAAGCACGAGCTATGCGAGTTGCTCGCCAGGAAATTTCCTCCTGGCGTTGACGTGTTCGCCTTCTACAGCGGCGGTACTGAAACAGTAGAGGCCGGTTTGCGCGCAGCTATTTCCTTCACAAAGCGATATGAGTTTATTTCGTTCCACCATGCCTATCATGGCCGCAGCTTAGGCAGTCGTAGCCTAGCTATGTGGTGGGGCAAAGGATTCGGTCCCGTCGGCGCTAACTTCATCCGCTCACCTTACGCCTACTGTTATCGCTGTCCCTTCGGTTTGACGTATCCGGACTGTGACCTCCGTTGCGCAGAATACTTGGAAGAGGCTATCCGCTTCAATAGTTGGGGCTCCATC
This genomic interval from Anaerolineae bacterium contains the following:
- a CDS encoding alcohol dehydrogenase catalytic domain-containing protein, whose protein sequence is MTKSMLAAYVKAPFQFQLREVPIPQVRDDWVLVKVAACGICGTDLHAARSEARDWQPFGHEIAGIVVEVGRHVSTVKEGDRVVLESGSFCGHCDYCRNGRVDLCNKAPNYWANESMGFAEYILAPKECLVPFEGLDFETASLVEPLGVSLDMTQTADVQLGDEVLVLGLGPIGLMSIPLARRRGAARIYAADILGGKRAETARLLGADEVYTIAEKSLTDIPFRKGGVDRALVSAPPRALPKVMQVMRYGGVISYIGIEYGPGGVISFDANDFHFRKLQLRASFASPALYFPHCLQMLKDGQVDGRALISHVFPLERIAEAMMLLRDMPDQALKVIITN